GTGGAGCTGGTTCAGGACGATCTGGTGCTCGGCCCCGCGCTTGATGCCGATGACGATACGCATACCGTCACGGTCGGACTCGTCGCGGAACTCGTCGCGGGCGATGTCGGTGATGACGCCCTCGGTGACCAACTCGGCGATGCGCTCGATGAGCTTGGACTTGTTGACCTGGTAGGGGATCTCGTCGACGACGATGGCCTGACGGCCGCCGGAGATGTTCTCGATGTGGCACTTGGCGCGCATCATGAAGCGGCCGCGGCCGGTCCGGTAGGTCTGGGGGATGTTGGTGCGTCCGAAGAGGGTTCCGCCCGTGGGGAAGTCGGGGCCGAGGACGTGCTCCAGCACCAGCTCCAGGTCGCCGCGGTGGTCCTGCGGGTTCTTGTTCAGCAGCGCCAGGCAAGCGTTCAGAACCTCAGTCAGATTGTGCGGCGGGATGTTGGTCGCCATACCGACGGCGATACCGGACGACCCGTTGATGATGAGGTTCGGGATGCGCGCGGGCAGAACCGAGGGCTCCAGCGTGGACTCGTCGTAGTTGGGGACGAAGTCGACCGTGTCCATGTCGATGTCGGCGAGCATCTCACCGGCGATGCGGGTGAGGCGGGACTCGGTGTAACGCATGGCGGCGGGGGAGTCGCCGTCGACGGAGCCGAAGTTGCCCTGTCCGTCGACCATGAGGTAGCGCAGCGAGAAGGGCTGGGCCAGCCGGACCATGGTGTCGTAGATGGCGGAGTCGCCGTGGGGGTGGTAGTTACCCATGACGTGGCCGACGACCTTGGCCGACTTGGTGTACTTCTTGTTGTACTGGAGGCCCATCTCCTGCATGCCGTAGAGGATGCGGCGATGCACGGGCTTGAGTCCGTCGCGGACGTCGGGCAGCGCGCGCCCGATAATGACCGACATGGAGTAGGCCAGGTACGACCGGCGCATCTCCTCCTCGACGTTGATGGAGAGCATCGAGAGAGCGCCACGGCCCTGGACGGTGGACTCAGGGGGAGATCCTGCGGGCGGCGGGTTGTTCGAGGCTGCGTCCTGCGGGGAGGGAACTTCGGGCTGGGTAGGGTCTTCGGGGAACAGATCGTCAGGCATGGTCTACACCATGATAAATGCCTGATTTGACGGGGTAAAGGACGCATTTGCGATCTGCACAGATCCGGGCTTTTATTCGTCCCGAAAGAGGAGGCTAAAACTCGGAAAAGGCGCCCCGAAGGACGCCTTTCCGTGTACAGCAAGCCGGTTAGAAGCTGAGCTTGACCGCCAGCTGCAAGGTACGAGCATTGCTCTTGAAGAGCAGCTCCGGATGGTTGAAGGCCGGGTTGCTGACCGACTGGAACTGCGTCGACAGGGCATCGGTCTCGTTGGTATTGACGTTATTCAACGAACCCGGGATGTACTGCGGGTGGTTGAGTGCGTTGAAGGCCTGGGCCTGGAACTCGAACGCGTAGCGATCGGTGATGTTGATACGCTTGCTGACGCTGGCGTCCAAATCGTCGATCGGCCGGATGGAGAGCGAGTTACGAGCCGCGTTGGGCAGGGTTCCTGCTCCCGCCTGGATGTAGTAGGCATTGGGAGTAAGAGCCGTGTAACCAACCAGGTTGGCATCGCACTGGCTTACGCCAGCGCCGCAGTTCGCTGCCAGGGTCGAGCTGTAGACCGGTGCGACACCGGTTCCAACACCTTTGGCTCCGTTGGCGTTGATGAGCGGACGGTCGATGGTTGCAGAGTCGCCGTTGAGGTTCGAGTTGACTCCCGAGAGAGCGGTTGCGTACTCGGGCGACTCATAGACGTAGGTGGGCGAGATGATCCAGTTGCCAGCCAGGTTCTTGAGTGCCCAGTTGGAGTGCTTGAAGTAGGGCAGATCGTACACCGCAGCGATGGTCAGGCGATGGCTGCGATCGAGAGCCGAACGGCTGTAATCCCCGGCGACGTTTTGCGAGTCCTGAGGACGACGGGGGGTAAGCACGGTTGAGAAGGTCGAGGCCGTCGCATCGTCCATCGTCTTGCTGAAGGTGTAAGCAATATTCAGCATGAGACCGTCATGCATACGACGAACAAGGCTGGTCTGAAGACCGTTGTAGTTCGAGCTAGAGTATGGCTGGTACGAAGTGATTGCTCCCGTAAAGCCAGCTGCAGCGTACTGCGGGAGGATGTTAGAACCATTTTCGATGGCCTGGAGATTGTTCGCATTGCCCGCGGTCGGAATGGTGGCATAGTTCTGGCCAGGATCAAGCGGGATTGTGGTAGAGGTGAAGAGCTGGTTCTGTGCAGTCACCTTGGGAGTGATGTTGATCTGATCCTGCGTCGGCAGATGGATGCCGCGGGTTCCAACGTAACGAACCTCAGCGGTGTAGTTAGAGCCAAAGACATGCTGTATACCCAGCGACCAGGTCTCTGCATAGGGCACAAACTGATTGGGCAGATAAGCAGAGGTGGCGGCACGCTGCGCTGCGAGCGTCGGGAAGGTCGCAAGCGTACCGGTCCCGGCCGGAAGTCCGCCGTTGGCCAGGAAGTTAGGATCGCCGGGCTGACCGAAGTTGGTGCCGACGGTGGTGGTGGAAGAGTATTGCGGCGGGAACGAGAGCAGACCCAGGTTATCGAAGAGGACGTCATACGCAACGCCAAAGGCGGCGCGGATGGAGGTCTTATCGTCCGGAGCGTAGTTGATGCCGACGCGCGGAGCGAAGTTGGTCTTCTGAGGCTGGGGCGAGCTGAAGTTAATAAGGCCCGGAACGGAAGCCGCGAGGTTGAGGTTCTGGGTACGTTCACCCACAGGAACGGAGGTGAACTCGTAGCGAACGCCATAGTTCAGCGTCAGGTTCGGGCGGACGCGCCAGGTATCGTTGGCATAACCATAGAGTGCGGTCTGGTCGCCGTAGTAGATGAAGTTACCCGTGGAACGCTGACCGAAGGCCGTCGGAGCAAGATCGTGAAGGTACTCGGTGAGGTAGTCCCACTCGTAATCGCCACGCACGCGCTGGGTGAAGGTCTGAGGCGAGATGTACTTTCTGCCGTCAAAGCCGATCTTGAAGTTGTGGTTGCCCTTCGCGTAGCTGATGTTGTCCGTGAACTGATAGAGGTTCTGAACGGTGGACTGAGGAGCATTTGAGTCCGGACCATAGTTGATGCCGTTCAGATCATAGAAGGTCAGGTTCGGGAAGGAATCCAGGCCAGGATAGGTATAGTTGCCGGACGGAGTGTTGTTGAAGTAGCGGTTGTAACCGACACGAACCTCGTTGGTCAGGTGCGGGGTAAACGTGTGGTATTCGCTGATGGCGATCAGGTGATAGCGGAACGGCAGGGTCTGGAAGAAGACCGGCAGATAGGCCGCGGTATCCTCTGTGCCTTCCGTGTTGTAGATGTAGCGCAGACGAAGGTTGTCCTTCGGGGAGATGTTCCAGTCGCCTGAGGTCGTGAGCGCATCGTAGTTGGTGAAGTACGGCGCATTGACGACGTAGTTGCCCAAGGGGATCTGGGTGGGCGTGCCGGAGCCGTAGACGGTTCCCTCGTTGTTACCGCCAGGATAAGGAGTAATCCCTGCCGGGGTACCATTCGGATAGATGCTGAGGAACTGCCCGCCCGAGGGCTGATTGAAGCAGGCCGAGTCGTTCGTGGCATTCACCTGGTTGGGGGAGGCTGGGGTGTATTGCAGATACTGCTGGACGTTGGTGGAGTTCAGGCCCGGCAGGCTGGCGATCGTGGCCAGACCTGCAGCGGTCGGGGTGCAGATCTGGTACTGGAGGCTCTGGCCCGTGGTGTGGCGCTCGTAGTTGACGAAGAAGAAGAGCTTGTCGTGGAGGATGGGTCCGCCAAGCTGACCGCCATAACGGTTATCGTCGAAGCGCGGGTTGGGCAGGTTCTGACCAGCCGGAAGGTTGATGGCGTTCAGGTTCCGGTTCTGGAAGTACTCGTAGGCGACGCCGTGGAACTTGTTGGTTCCGCTCAGCACGTTGGTGTTGAACTGGCCACCGGAGGAGTGTCCGAACTCGGGAGAGAACTGGTTGGTGATGAGCGAAAACTCGCCAACCGCATCGTTCGGGATGTAGACGAGAGGACCAGTGACACCCTTGTTGTTGTTGTCGATTCCCTCAATGGTGAAGTTGTTGTTGTCGGGACGCTGACCACCGACGGAGGGTCCCACACCGGTTCCGATACCACCCGAGGAGGCAACACCGGGGCTGAGCAGGGAGAGGTTCAGAACACCGAGGCCCACAGTGGCGCTCGGGAGAATGTTCATCTCTGCCGGCTGGAAGGTAGTGGTGAGGTTCGAGGTCGTCGTATCGAGAACAGCACCTGCTTCCGCAGTAACTTCAACGGACGTGCTGGTCGCAATCGAAAGAGCGATGTTTGAGGTCGAGGTCTTGTTCAGGTCAACCGCAATTCCGCGGAGCTTGGTGACCTGGAAGCCAGAGGCAGTAACGACAACGTCATACTTGCCGGCAAGAAGGTTGGACGCGTGATACTCGCCGCTGCCGTTCGTGGAGATCTTGGTGGAGACGTTGGTCGCCTCGTTGGTGACAACAACGGCAGCATTCGGAATAGAAGCGCCGGTCGCATCCTTGACGGTTCCCGCCAGATCACCGCTGGTGATCTGTGCCGCAGCGCCAAGAGGCGCCAGAAGGAGTAGGAACGCAGCCAAGACAGATTTGGGAAAGTACATTTTCATTAGTTGCTCCTTGGCAGCTATAGAGCATTTCTCATGCCATTCTCATAAGGTCTGTGCATTAGTCCTAAGAAACACTGAATCAACGTGTTGTGAATAGTTAGTCAAAATCAAAACCATATCTTTTATATGAAATTCAGGATGGCAAATACATACCAATGGATGACGGATGCAATTTGACATAGAAAAGGACTTCCGTAACGCATTTCGCGCTTCTCTGAATAAAAAAGGTTTCATTCCAGCAAATAATGACAATGAAATGAGTTACGAAAGTAACAGAATACAGCTCTTCTTTTTAGCTGAGCCGCTCGGTGAGCAGGTGATCGGCTACCCGGATGGCGTTCGCGATGATGGTGAGCGACGGATTGACCGCACCGGCCGACGGGAAGAAGCTGGCGTCGACGACGTAGAGGTTGTCGATCTCGTGGGTCTTGCAGTGGATGTCGAGGACGCTGGTGGCCGGGTCCGCGCCCATGCGGCAGGTGCCGTTCTGGTGGCCGACGCCCTCGAGAGGGATGCGCTTCTTGAAGTAAGCGTGCAGAGGCACTGAGCCTTCAGCGTGACCGGCACGCCGGAGCACGTCGAGCCAGCGGGATTGCAGGCGCTTGAACGACTCGACGTTGTTAGGGGTGTAGCTCAGGGTTATCTGGCCGGGAGCGGCTACCGTGGTGGCGGCGGCGAAGTTGTGCGCCGTGAACTCGGACGCTCCGTGGGCTCCGGCGGGGCCGGGCGACTGGACTGGAATCGAGTCTGGAATCGAGCCGGGCGTGGTATTGCGGACCGTAACGCGGTTGTCGGGGTCGGGCAGGTCTTCGGTGGTGAGCCACCACGGAACGGCGTGGTGGCGCATGTTTTCGAGCACCACGCCCGGCGTGAAGAACGGCGCGTCGCCTTGCATCATCTCGGCGTGGAAGCTGCCGATGGGCTGGACCTGGCCGAGTGGAAACTCGTAGGAGCCGTCAGGGTCGCGGAGGTAGAAGTCGTTGGTGCCCCAGGTCTTGGTGTAGCTGTCTTCGTTCTTGTCGTGCAACGAGAGGGCCAGGATGGCGTCGGCCTGGTGGTACATGAAGTTGCGGCCGACCTGATCGGAGGCGTTGGCGAGGCCGTGCGGGTGCTTGTCGTTGGCCGATTGCAGCAGCAGCGCCGCCGAATTGACCGCTCCGGCGCAGACCGCGACGATGCTGCCGGAGTACTGCGCCAGCTCTCCCTTCGGGTCCGCGCCGGGGCCGGAGTGGACAACCTCCACTGCTGCGATCTCCGTGCCCGCGGCATTGGTGATGAGCCGGGTGACGCGCGACTCCGTCATCAGGGTGACGTTGGGCAGATGCATGATCCGGCGGATGCAGTTGATGTCGGAGTCGCTCTTGGCGTGGACGAGACAGGGGTAGCCGTCGCAGGTGTCGCAGCGGACGCAGGGGGAGGCGACCGGGTCGGCCTCGTTGCGCTTGAGGCCGAGCGGAATGGGGAAGGTGCGGACGCCGAGCTTGCGCACGTCCTCCTCGATAGCCTGCATACGCGGCTCGTTGGTGAAGGCCGCGTAGGGGTAGGGCCTGGAGTGGAAGGGCTCGGTAGGATCGAACTCGCTGCCTAACCCGCCGTCCTTGGCCGGTGGATTCGCACCCAGACTGCCATGGACGTGGAAGAGCTCTTCGGCGCGGGTGTAGTAGGGCTCCATGTCCGCATAGCTGATGGGCCAGGCCGGGGAGATGCCGCCCTTGTGGTGCAACACGCCGAAGTCCTCTACGCGCAGGCGGAACATGGCCGCGCCATAGACCTTGGTCTGGCCGCCGACGTAGTAAGCCTGCTGCGGATGCAGCTCACCGCCGTCCTTGTCCAGCCACGTCTCGCGGGTGTGGTAGCGGTTGTCGAGGAAGACGGCCGACGTGTCCCAGTTCAGCCGCTCCTGCGGCAGAAACGGACCGCGTTCCAGCACCAGGATCTTCTTGCCCGCCTGCGCGAGGTGCAGCGCCAGCGTACCGCCGCCAGCCCCGGTTCCGATGATGATCGCGTCGTAGTAAGTAGACATGGGCCGTTAGATGCGAGTGCCGGTTCTCTTACTCAGCCGGACGATGCTCCAGCGGTAAAAAGAGCGTGAAGACGGTACCGTGATGGATGGGGTGGGTGGTGCTGCGGACGTCGAGACGGCCCTGGTGCCGCTCCACGATGCCGGAGGAGATCCAGAGTCCGAGGCCGGTTCCGTTCAGGTCCTTGGTGGTGTAGAAGGGCTCGAAGATGCGCGCGAGCGTCTTCGGCTCCATACCGTGGCCGGTGTCGGCGATGGTGATGCGGATGCCGGACTCTCCCTGCGTGCCCTGGGAGGCATGCGCGCGCAGCACCAGCCTGCCGCCCGCGCGCATGGCGTCGATGGCGTTGGCGATCAGGTTATTGAGCACCTGGCGGATGTCGTTTTCAAAGCAGAGGATGGGGACCTCAGTGTCGTAGCGCGCGTCCACCTTGATGCCGGAGTTGGCGAGCCTCCCCTGATAGAGGTCGAGCACCGCGCCGACCAGCTCGCCAGCGGTAACGGGAGTGGGAGCGATGGCCTGACGGTGGAAGCGCAGGGTCTGGGTCGCGATCTGGGAGACGCGCGAGAGCTCGGACTGCGCCATACGGATGTAGACCTGATTGTCGGGCGAGAGGTCCGGCGCCAGGCCGATCAGGTAGAGCAGGTTGGTAACGGCCTCGAGCGGGTTGTTGATCTCGTGCGAGATGGAGCTGGCCAGACGACCCACTGCGGCGAGCTTCTCGCTCTGGATGAGGGCAGCCTCGGAGCGGCGCTGGTTGGTGATCTCGACTGCCGCCGTCGAAATGGCCTCGATCGCGCCCGAGGGGCCGTAGACCGGGTAATAGTTGACGGTCCAGGCTCGGCGCTCCGCGTGGCGGTCCGAGCTTCCTGCCGATCGGCTCTCCCCTCGACCGACAGGAAGCTCACCTTCGAGCAGGTGATCCTTGACCGGAATCCCCAGGGCCACCTGGTGGAAGAGGTCGATCAGTCCGGGGATGGGCATGACCTCCGAGATCGTCCGGCCGATGACCTCGCTCTCGGTCAGGCCCAGGTTCTCGGCCTCGCGCTCGTTGATACGCAGGTAGCGGAACTCGGCGGGGTCGATGAGCGAGAGGCCGATGGGCGCGGTGCGGTAGACGGTCTCAAGCTGCAGCCGCTTGCGCTCGGTCTCCTGCTGCTCGGCCCGCAACGCCTCGGCGGCGGTCTTCATATCGTGGGTCTCCTGGCCGACGCCCAGCCAGGAGGTGATGACACCGGATTCGTCGCGAACCGGCAGCGCGCGCAGGTTCCACCAGCGGTAGCTGCGGTCGGAGACGCGGCGCAGGCGCGCCTCCACGTCGAAGTGGTCGCCGGTGCTGACCGCGCGGGTCCAGGCATCAATCGTAGCCGTGCGGTCCCGGGCGTCGAGGACGTCCGGCCAGCCCCGGCCCTCCAGCTCCTTCAGCGTAAGGCCGAGGTAGTCGAGCAGCCCCTGGTTGGCGTAGATGATCGCACCCTCGGGACTGCCCGCCCAGAGCGCCTGCGGGTTCAGGTCGGCCAGGACGCGATAACGCTGCTCGCTGGCGGCGAGTGCCTCCTCATTGTGCTTGCGCTCGGTGATATCGGAGAAGAAGAGGAGGATGCCGTCTTCAAACGGCCGGGCCTGCACCTTGAGCCAGTGGTTGAACGGCGCAGGGTGGAAGACCTCGAACTCGGTCGCGACGCGCTGTTCCATGGTGACGCGGCAGGCGACTCCGCAGGAGGCCTGCATGTAGCCGGGAAAAAGATCGAAGAGGTTGAGGCCGAGGATGGAGTCGTGCAACAGCAGCTCCCGGGCGCGTCGGTTGGCAAAGGAGAAGAGCCAGTTGTGGTCGATGAGGGCGATGCCGTCGGGAGTTGCCTCGAAGACCTGCCAGAGCTGGTGGCTCGAAGTCTCGAGCCGCCGGTGCTCGGGCGGCTGCGGCCCGGATTCCTGTTCCGGCTCCTGCCTCAACTCCTGATAGTGCAGCAGCAAACCATTTTCGTGGCGCTGTATAAGCACGCTAAACCATTGGCGGGAAGGCCGGTCGAGATACTCGAACGACCGCGACGGGCCATCCGCGAGGACTTCGTGGCAGGCTGCCTCAAAATGGGCTCCGAAGGCCGTTTCTGCACTCTCCGGCAAGAGATGACCAAGACGATGTGCCGCCTGGTTCGCATAGGTGAGGCGTAAGTTGCTGTCCAGACAAAGGATAGGATTGGGAATAAGGTCGAGCAGGGCTTTGGAAGCCGGGCGCGGGGCATCGCCGGAGAGATGAAGACCGGAAGACGGGTTTGGCGGCGCAGTTCGAATCATGGGGAGTCGCGACAGGCCCAGCTTTCTTTTTGTGACCAGTCTAACGGTTGCCGGTTCTTCCGTGCACAGTTTCGCGGCGAGATTCCCGCCGTCGTACCGGCTTTAGCTGCCAAGGAACTGCTCTCTTCCCCCGCAATCGCTACGCTTGAGTCTCCACCTTCGCCCGCAGCCTCGCCAACTCCTGCTCGAGCCGCACTACAACGGCTTCAAGCTCCGCCACCCGAGCCTCGAGCCCGCCGGAACTCGGCCTCGTCTCGGAGCCAGGCTGTTCGGTCGAAATCGCCGGAACGCCGCCAAGCAGGTGCATCCACCGTGAGGCACTGGAGCCAGGCTGGCGCGGCAGAACCACGACCAGCGGACCCTCGGTCGAGAACCGAAAATCAGGGTCCTCAGCCGCTGGACGAGCCGCCATGCGGTCGAGCGTAGCCTGCACTGCAGGTAGATCGTCGAAGGTAAACATCCGGTCGGAGCGGCCGCGCAGCTCGCCTGGGGTCTGCGGTCCTCGCAGCAGGAGCAGGCAAAGAACGGCCGTCTCATCCCGGCGCAGATTCAGCACCGTGCGGATGCGATGCTCGAACTTGGGCACCCGCGCATCGCGCGTGGGCATTACCAGCGACGCCTCTTCGAGAATGTGGAGCGACTGCCGCACCTCCTCCTCGGTCAGCTCCATCACCGGCTCGCGGCTGCTGCGCTGGTTGCACGCCGCGATCAGGGAGTTCAAGGAGAGAGGATAGTTTTCCGGGGTGGTCATCTCCTTCTCCATCAAGGAGCCGAGGACGCGGAGCGTGGTTGGATCGAGCAGCATGGTGCAAGACTGCCACAACCAAAAAACAATTGCCACAATCCCCAAATTTGCTGCAATTCAGGTGCAATCCAACGTTACAAAGTGGTTGCTCGTGTAATTTATTTGTCACAACGGGCAGAGATAAAGATATCTCTCGATAGAATCGATGAAGTGAATGAGAAATATCAATTGCCATTTCATCGTGGCAATATGTTCACAAACGATTGGCTGGGGTGAGGATGAAGCTTTTTAGCCGTAGCAAAATGATGGCAGCGGCAACGGTGGCAACGCTGCTGATCGGCTCGGGAGGATCGACCAGGATTGCTCGCGCCGAGGAGACCACGGTTGCGGCGACAACGAGCGATGCGGAGATTCTCGCGGGCGCGGGCGCGCGGTATCGCCTGCGGCTGCACCACCTGCACACCGGCGAGGATATCGACATTGTCTACCGGGTCGGCGACCAGTACGTTCCCGGCGCGCTGGAGGCGCTGGATTACTTCCTCCGCGATCACCGCACGGACGACGCCAGCCGCTACGACCCGAAGGAGTTCGACGTCCTGCACTCCGTGATGGAGAAGCTGCACAAGCCGAACGGCATCATTGATATCGTCTGCGGCTACCGCACGCCGTGGAGCAACAACTTCCTGCGGGCACGGTCTGCGAATACGGGTGTTGCCGAGCACAGCCAGCACGTGCTGGCCAAGGCGATCGACATCCGCGTTCCCGGCATTCAGACTCGCACTCTACGTGATGCGGCGCTTTCGCTCCACGAGGGCGGCGTGGGCTACTACCCCGTGTCGCAGTTTGTGCATGTGGATGTAGGTCCGGTTCGGGAGTGGTCGTTTGGCCGCGTCGCCCGCGTCCGGCGCTCCCACCGTCTCAGCCGCGGCGACTAGCTGCCGACCGGCGGGAGACCCTCAGGAGCTGATCCTGCCCATACCGTTCATACCGTTCCGAGAACCGCACGAAGTGCAGCCCGCCCGGCGTAAGGGCGCTTTAAACAAAGATGGGGTGGCCGAGCAGATTGCTCGGCCACCCATCTTTTTGCAGCTCGTAAACTTACTGACCAGCCTCGATACGTGGCGTGATGACACCGACGTTATCGACACCAGCCTGCTTGCCGAAGTCGATGACCTCAGCGATCTTGGCGTAGTCGAGATCCTTGTCACCCTTGACGAACATGACCTTTTCCTGACGGCTCGCGAAGATCTCAGCCAGCTTCGGCTCAAGCGCGGACTTGGCAAAAGAGTCATCGTTGATCTTGTACCCAGGCTCGCCACCGCCATTCGAGATCACCTGCACAACGATCGTACGGGTGTTCTCTACGTCCTGCGTCTTGTTCTTTGGCGGCTGGGGAACCAGCGCCTCGAGGCCCCTCGGGGTAACCGGCACGATGACCATGAAGATGATCAACAGCACCAGAAGAACGTCGATCAGCGGAGTAACATTAATCTCCGATACTGCTCCGCCTGTACCGCCTCCACCCATTCCCATAATGAACCTCCTGAATTCCTGTGATTCCTCTGTTTTCGGGCGCATGAGGCCCGGATGAAACTAAAAGTTACTGACCGGTTCTCTCGGTGAGCAAGCCAAGCTGGCTGACGCCGGCAGCGCGGACACCATCGATCGTATCCATCACCTTGCCGTAGTTGGCGCGAACGTCGGCGCGCAGGAAGACTTCCTTGGCGTCCGTAGCTCCCTTGTTCTCGAGCAGTGCCGAAATCTTGGGACCCAGATCATCAATCTGAACCTGGTTAGCGCCGAGGAAGGTCTTGCCATCGCGGGTAACGGCGACGGTGATTGCGTCTTCCTTGTTGGCGTCTTCCATGACGATCGCCGCATCAGCCTTCGGCAGATCGACGTTTACCTTGTTATTGAGCATGGGAGTGATCACCATGAAGATGATCAACAGCACCAGCATCACGTCGACCATCGGCGTTACGTTGATGCTGGAGTTTACCTTCTTACCTTCTGCCCGAACTGCCTGTGCCATGTGCGCGAACTCCGTCCGGGTTATCCGGAATCAATAGAGCTAAAGAGATATCGTTGAGCCGGTGCAAGTGCTATGCGGGCGGCTGGCCGGTGCCGAAGCTCCGGCCAGCCACCCCGCAGTTTAGCGGTGGCTCTGCTTGATGAAGTAGTCGACCAGCTCGGAGGAGGAGTTGTCCATCTCGACGTCGAAGGCCTCAACCTTGTTGGTGAAGAAGTTGAAGGTCATAACGGCCGGGATAGCGACGATCAGACCGAAGGCGGTCGTGACGAGAGCTTCCGAGATACCGCCGGCGACCTGACCGATACCCGAGGACTTCGAAGCCGCGATGGACTGGAAGGCGTTGAGAATACCGATAACGGTGCCGAGCAGACCGATGAACGGCGCGGTGGAACCGATGGTGGCCAGGCTGCCGAGACCGCGCTTCAGCTTGGAGTGAACGATGGCCTCAGAGCGCTCGAGGGCGCGCTGCGAGCTCTCGATCTG
This is a stretch of genomic DNA from Granulicella sp. WH15. It encodes these proteins:
- a CDS encoding carboxypeptidase regulatory-like domain-containing protein, producing MKMYFPKSVLAAFLLLLAPLGAAAQITSGDLAGTVKDATGASIPNAAVVVTNEATNVSTKISTNGSGEYHASNLLAGKYDVVVTASGFQVTKLRGIAVDLNKTSTSNIALSIATSTSVEVTAEAGAVLDTTTSNLTTTFQPAEMNILPSATVGLGVLNLSLLSPGVASSGGIGTGVGPSVGGQRPDNNNFTIEGIDNNNKGVTGPLVYIPNDAVGEFSLITNQFSPEFGHSSGGQFNTNVLSGTNKFHGVAYEYFQNRNLNAINLPAGQNLPNPRFDDNRYGGQLGGPILHDKLFFFVNYERHTTGQSLQYQICTPTAAGLATIASLPGLNSTNVQQYLQYTPASPNQVNATNDSACFNQPSGGQFLSIYPNGTPAGITPYPGGNNEGTVYGSGTPTQIPLGNYVVNAPYFTNYDALTTSGDWNISPKDNLRLRYIYNTEGTEDTAAYLPVFFQTLPFRYHLIAISEYHTFTPHLTNEVRVGYNRYFNNTPSGNYTYPGLDSFPNLTFYDLNGINYGPDSNAPQSTVQNLYQFTDNISYAKGNHNFKIGFDGRKYISPQTFTQRVRGDYEWDYLTEYLHDLAPTAFGQRSTGNFIYYGDQTALYGYANDTWRVRPNLTLNYGVRYEFTSVPVGERTQNLNLAASVPGLINFSSPQPQKTNFAPRVGINYAPDDKTSIRAAFGVAYDVLFDNLGLLSFPPQYSSTTTVGTNFGQPGDPNFLANGGLPAGTGTLATFPTLAAQRAATSAYLPNQFVPYAETWSLGIQHVFGSNYTAEVRYVGTRGIHLPTQDQINITPKVTAQNQLFTSTTIPLDPGQNYATIPTAGNANNLQAIENGSNILPQYAAAGFTGAITSYQPYSSSNYNGLQTSLVRRMHDGLMLNIAYTFSKTMDDATASTFSTVLTPRRPQDSQNVAGDYSRSALDRSHRLTIAAVYDLPYFKHSNWALKNLAGNWIISPTYVYESPEYATALSGVNSNLNGDSATIDRPLINANGAKGVGTGVAPVYSSTLAANCGAGVSQCDANLVGYTALTPNAYYIQAGAGTLPNAARNSLSIRPIDDLDASVSKRINITDRYAFEFQAQAFNALNHPQYIPGSLNNVNTNETDALSTQFQSVSNPAFNHPELLFKSNARTLQLAVKLSF
- a CDS encoding GMC family oxidoreductase, giving the protein MSTYYDAIIIGTGAGGGTLALHLAQAGKKILVLERGPFLPQERLNWDTSAVFLDNRYHTRETWLDKDGGELHPQQAYYVGGQTKVYGAAMFRLRVEDFGVLHHKGGISPAWPISYADMEPYYTRAEELFHVHGSLGANPPAKDGGLGSEFDPTEPFHSRPYPYAAFTNEPRMQAIEEDVRKLGVRTFPIPLGLKRNEADPVASPCVRCDTCDGYPCLVHAKSDSDINCIRRIMHLPNVTLMTESRVTRLITNAAGTEIAAVEVVHSGPGADPKGELAQYSGSIVAVCAGAVNSAALLLQSANDKHPHGLANASDQVGRNFMYHQADAILALSLHDKNEDSYTKTWGTNDFYLRDPDGSYEFPLGQVQPIGSFHAEMMQGDAPFFTPGVVLENMRHHAVPWWLTTEDLPDPDNRVTVRNTTPGSIPDSIPVQSPGPAGAHGASEFTAHNFAAATTVAAPGQITLSYTPNNVESFKRLQSRWLDVLRRAGHAEGSVPLHAYFKKRIPLEGVGHQNGTCRMGADPATSVLDIHCKTHEIDNLYVVDASFFPSAGAVNPSLTIIANAIRVADHLLTERLS
- a CDS encoding PAS domain-containing sensor histidine kinase; translation: MIRTAPPNPSSGLHLSGDAPRPASKALLDLIPNPILCLDSNLRLTYANQAAHRLGHLLPESAETAFGAHFEAACHEVLADGPSRSFEYLDRPSRQWFSVLIQRHENGLLLHYQELRQEPEQESGPQPPEHRRLETSSHQLWQVFEATPDGIALIDHNWLFSFANRRARELLLHDSILGLNLFDLFPGYMQASCGVACRVTMEQRVATEFEVFHPAPFNHWLKVQARPFEDGILLFFSDITERKHNEEALAASEQRYRVLADLNPQALWAGSPEGAIIYANQGLLDYLGLTLKELEGRGWPDVLDARDRTATIDAWTRAVSTGDHFDVEARLRRVSDRSYRWWNLRALPVRDESGVITSWLGVGQETHDMKTAAEALRAEQQETERKRLQLETVYRTAPIGLSLIDPAEFRYLRINEREAENLGLTESEVIGRTISEVMPIPGLIDLFHQVALGIPVKDHLLEGELPVGRGESRSAGSSDRHAERRAWTVNYYPVYGPSGAIEAISTAAVEITNQRRSEAALIQSEKLAAVGRLASSISHEINNPLEAVTNLLYLIGLAPDLSPDNQVYIRMAQSELSRVSQIATQTLRFHRQAIAPTPVTAGELVGAVLDLYQGRLANSGIKVDARYDTEVPILCFENDIRQVLNNLIANAIDAMRAGGRLVLRAHASQGTQGESGIRITIADTGHGMEPKTLARIFEPFYTTKDLNGTGLGLWISSGIVERHQGRLDVRSTTHPIHHGTVFTLFLPLEHRPAE
- a CDS encoding YceH family protein, which produces MLLDPTTLRVLGSLMEKEMTTPENYPLSLNSLIAACNQRSSREPVMELTEEEVRQSLHILEEASLVMPTRDARVPKFEHRIRTVLNLRRDETAVLCLLLLRGPQTPGELRGRSDRMFTFDDLPAVQATLDRMAARPAAEDPDFRFSTEGPLVVVLPRQPGSSASRWMHLLGGVPAISTEQPGSETRPSSGGLEARVAELEAVVVRLEQELARLRAKVETQA
- a CDS encoding DUF882 domain-containing protein, whose translation is MMAAATVATLLIGSGGSTRIARAEETTVAATTSDAEILAGAGARYRLRLHHLHTGEDIDIVYRVGDQYVPGALEALDYFLRDHRTDDASRYDPKEFDVLHSVMEKLHKPNGIIDIVCGYRTPWSNNFLRARSANTGVAEHSQHVLAKAIDIRVPGIQTRTLRDAALSLHEGGVGYYPVSQFVHVDVGPVREWSFGRVARVRRSHRLSRGD
- a CDS encoding biopolymer transporter ExbD — protein: MGMGGGGTGGAVSEINVTPLIDVLLVLLIIFMVIVPVTPRGLEALVPQPPKNKTQDVENTRTIVVQVISNGGGEPGYKINDDSFAKSALEPKLAEIFASRQEKVMFVKGDKDLDYAKIAEVIDFGKQAGVDNVGVITPRIEAGQ
- a CDS encoding ExbD/TolR family protein, translated to MAQAVRAEGKKVNSSINVTPMVDVMLVLLIIFMVITPMLNNKVNVDLPKADAAIVMEDANKEDAITVAVTRDGKTFLGANQVQIDDLGPKISALLENKGATDAKEVFLRADVRANYGKVMDTIDGVRAAGVSQLGLLTERTGQ